agctggtgCTGTACTTCGTGATGGACGTGCTGCAGGACctgccggggctgcccgggctCTTTGTCGCCTGCCTCTTCAGCGGGTGCCTCAGGTGAGCAGGAGGCCCCAGGGCCGGCAGGGCTGAGGGGGGGTCCTGGTCGAGCCCCCTCTtgctccctttcctccccagcaCCATCTCCTCCGCCTTCAACTCGCTGGCCACGGTGACGATGGAGGACCTGGTCCGGCCGCACTGCCCCGGGCTGTCAGAATCACGGGCCACGCTGCTCTCCAAGCTGCTGGGTGAGTGTGGGGGGGCGGCACAGAGGGGGGACTGACGCTGGCAgtggggggtccccagcaccaCCGTGACCCCCCACTCCCTTCCCCAGCTTTTGGTTATGGattgctctgcctggggatggctTACGTGTCCTCCATGCTGGGCCCCGTGCTGCAGGTAGGGATGGGGGTGTGGGCCCCCCCCGCTACGGCACCCAGCCGGTGGGTGGCCGGTgccagctgcgggccggggcgaGGGGCTGGCGCTGAGGGCCATGTCCCCGCAGGCAGCCATCAGCATCTTCGGCATGGTGGGGGGCCCGCTCCTGGGGCTCTTCTGCCTGGGCATGTTCTTCCCCTGTGCCAACCCCATGGTGAgtgtccccctgcccagccGGGGGCACAGACCCCGCGGAGGGGCAGtgccgggggggctggggcacCCTGAGCCCGGCTGGGGGTCAGCACCCTCCTTCTCTCCCGTTGCAGGGTGCTGTCGTGGGGCTGCTGGCTGGCCTGGCCATGGCCTTCTGGGTGGGCATCGGCAGTTTGCTGCACAGCATGAGGGGGGCCCCCCCACCCAACAGCACCGTGCTCCCCCCCGTGGGCAACCTCACCACCATCCTCGCCACCACCCTGCTGGCCCCCACGCCGGCCCCCCAGAGGtgagcggggtggggggctcGGCGCCAGGGCGCTGCGGAACAGGGGCTGCGGGGGCGCTGCTCCGTGCACCCCACCTCTTCCCCCCACCTgacccccatctcccccagccccacagggctGCAGAAGTTTTACAGCCTGTCCTACATGTGGTACAGCGCCCACAACTCCACCACCGTCATCCTGGTGGGGCTCCTGGTCAGCCTGCTCACCGGTGAGTGtcaggggtggggggctggtGGCAGCTCCCCCCACACCACTGAccctctgctctgcccccaGGCCCCACGCCGGCAGCGGCCGTGGACCCCCGCACCATCTACCCCGTGCTGCCTCGcctgctttgctgcctgcccCAGAAATACCGGCAGAGGCTCTGCTGTGGGGTGGACTTCCCTGCCCAGGTGAGGGGCCCAGACCCCAGCCCTCTGGGGGGGGGCGGTAGCGGAACATAGGGTTGGTCCCttctctgtgctcctgctgcccccccctTTCTGTCCCCGCAGGACGCTGACCATCCGGATGCCACGGAGAAGAGTAACAGGGTGCCCAATGGCctggccccccccggcccccgccggcaggaggaggagggacaggGCTACATCCGTGCGGCCGGGGCCCCCACTTATGCCCTGCAGGAGACCTCCTTCTGAGCCCCCCCCCGACATGGGGGTCCCAGCCACCCCCCGGGCAGGGGGCACAGACCCCCTGTGGAGCCCCCACACACAGCCAGGGAGCACCAAATAACCGGGAGGGGCTGGGTCCCTGCCCGGGGGGGCTGGCCAGGCTGCACCCACCACGGGCAGCACAGGGCTTCTCTGCCTGCACCCGCGGTGGGCTGGCTCCCGAGCCCCGGGCCCTCCGTCTGCCCGCGCCGGGGCCGCTGCCAGTGCCTGCACGGG
This window of the Buteo buteo chromosome 17, bButBut1.hap1.1, whole genome shotgun sequence genome carries:
- the SLC5A6 gene encoding sodium-dependent multivitamin transporter isoform X2: MEFTVIDYSIFVLLLVLSSAIGLFYALSGDRQRTVQEFLLANRNMGFLPVALSLLATFQSAVAILGVPAEIYRFGTEYWFLGCSYFLGLLIPAHVFIPVFYRLRITSTYEYLELRFNKTVRVFGTITFIFQMVIYMGVVLYAPALALNAVTGFDLWSAVLTMGLVCTLYTTLGGLKAVIWTDVFQTLVMFAGQLAVILVGARRVGGMARVWHLAEQEGKISGIDSCYAVFPCQQIVLCLSCLTGLVMFVYDREHPLAPTQRPGSSDQLVLYFVMDVLQDLPGLPGLFVACLFSGCLSTISSAFNSLATVTMEDLVRPHCPGLSESRATLLSKLLAFGYGLLCLGMAYVSSMLGPVLQAAISIFGMVGGPLLGLFCLGMFFPCANPMGAVVGLLAGLAMAFWVGIGSLLHSMRGAPPPNSTVLPPVGNLTTILATTLLAPTPAPQSPTGLQKFYSLSYMWYSAHNSTTVILVGLLVSLLTGPTPAAAVDPRTIYPVLPRLLCCLPQKYRQRLCCGVDFPAQDADHPDATEKSNRVPNGLAPPGPRRQEEEGQGYIRAAGAPTYALQETSF